A DNA window from Prochlorococcus marinus str. GP2 contains the following coding sequences:
- a CDS encoding NAD(P)H-quinone oxidoreductase subunit N, whose product MPNEIFTINLNAQAIIPEAFILLGIVGTLLVDLAGEKTASKWAPIICYLSIGSSLVSLALQWSNPVESAFLGSFNSDNLAIAFRAIISLSTLVSLLISWRYTEQSGSPIGEFAAIVLSATLGAMLLCGSTDLISVFISLETLSVASYLLSGYLKRDPRSSEAALKYLLVGSAAAAVYLYGSSFLYGLSGSTNLATIGLEIINKPSFITSLALVFVLSTVAFKIAAVPFHQWTPDVYEGSPTPVVAFLSVGSKTAGFAFAIRILSTTFSSFDEEWKLLFTILAILSMALGNVVALAQTSMKRMLAYSSIGQAGFVMIGIVSGTQDGLSAAVLYLAAYLFMNLGAFSCVILFSLRTGSDRILDYSGLYQKDPLITLGLSLCLLSLGGLPPMLGFFGKIYLFFAGWANHQYLLVIIGLVTSVISIYYYISVIKMMVVKEPQEASEIVKSYPEINWGIVGLPPLRIALYTCVAVTALGGILSNPLFKLANTAVSETPFLKDIIATANNIS is encoded by the coding sequence GTGCCCAACGAAATCTTTACAATTAATTTAAATGCTCAAGCCATTATTCCAGAGGCTTTTATTTTACTAGGTATTGTTGGGACACTTCTTGTAGATTTAGCTGGAGAAAAAACTGCATCTAAATGGGCACCAATAATTTGCTATTTATCAATTGGAAGCTCTCTTGTTAGTTTGGCATTGCAATGGAGTAATCCCGTAGAAAGCGCATTCCTTGGGTCCTTTAATTCAGATAATTTGGCAATCGCATTTAGAGCAATAATTTCTCTATCAACCTTAGTATCTTTGCTTATAAGTTGGAGGTATACAGAACAAAGTGGTAGCCCTATTGGTGAGTTTGCTGCAATAGTTCTTTCAGCCACCCTTGGAGCAATGCTTTTGTGTGGATCTACTGACCTTATTAGTGTATTTATATCTCTAGAAACTTTATCAGTAGCAAGCTACTTACTTTCGGGTTACCTAAAGAGAGATCCAAGAAGTTCAGAAGCGGCCTTAAAATACCTCCTCGTAGGATCAGCTGCTGCTGCTGTCTATTTGTATGGATCCTCTTTTCTTTATGGATTAAGTGGTTCAACAAACTTAGCGACAATAGGCTTAGAGATTATCAATAAGCCATCCTTCATTACTTCTCTAGCTCTTGTTTTTGTCTTATCAACAGTTGCATTTAAAATTGCTGCTGTTCCCTTTCATCAATGGACTCCTGATGTATATGAGGGTTCACCTACACCAGTAGTAGCTTTTTTATCTGTTGGGTCAAAGACAGCGGGCTTTGCATTTGCAATAAGAATATTAAGCACAACTTTCTCTTCTTTTGATGAAGAGTGGAAACTTTTATTTACCATTTTGGCCATATTGAGCATGGCTCTAGGAAATGTTGTAGCTCTAGCTCAAACTTCAATGAAAAGGATGCTAGCTTACAGTTCTATTGGACAAGCCGGGTTTGTAATGATTGGAATAGTATCTGGCACTCAAGATGGTTTATCAGCTGCTGTTTTATATTTGGCTGCATATTTGTTTATGAATTTGGGTGCATTTTCTTGTGTAATACTTTTCTCGCTGAGAACAGGTTCTGACAGAATTCTTGATTATTCAGGACTTTACCAAAAAGATCCTCTCATTACATTAGGCTTAAGCCTCTGTCTTCTATCTCTTGGAGGTTTACCTCCAATGTTGGGATTTTTTGGAAAGATATACTTGTTTTTTGCCGGTTGGGCAAATCATCAATATCTATTAGTAATAATTGGTTTAGTAACTTCAGTTATATCTATTTACTACTACATTTCAGTGATAAAAATGATGGTAGTTAAAGAACCACAGGAAGCTTCTGAAATAGTCAAATCATATCCGGAAATTAATTGGGGAATTGTAGGATTGCCGCCTTTGAGAATTGCACTTTACACTTGCGTAGCGGTAACAGCTCTTGGAGGAATCCTTTCTAATCCTCTTTTTAAATTAGCTAACACAGCAGTTTCAGAAACTCCTTTCTTAAAAGATATTATTGCTACAGCAAATAATATTTCCTAG
- the topA gene encoding type I DNA topoisomerase, translating to MDHTLVIVESPTKAKTIRKFLPSNYEVLASMGHVRDLPKGAAEIPAAVKKEKWSRIGVNTTEDFEPLYIVPKDKKKVVKELKEALKGATQLLLATDEDREGESISWHLLQILKPKIPTKRMVFHEITKKAINKALDQTREIDMELVQAQETRRILDRLFGYELSPLLWKKVAPRLSAGRVQSVSVRLLVRRERERRSFKKASYWGIKASLVKDNITFETKLFSLKGQRISNGSDFDEQTGKLKKGNNSLIIGQDKVNDLLKTFSSEDWLVSKIEKKPSTRKPVPPFTTSTLQQEANRKLRLSARETMRCAQGLYERGFITYMRTDSVHLSEQATRAARECVSSMYGKEYLSNSPRQFNSTARNAQEAHEAIRPAGEKFKTPKETNLTGRDLSLYDLIWKRTVASQMAEARLTMINAEIRVGDGLFKSSGKSIDFAGFFRAYVEGSDDPSSSLEQQEIILPNLTTGTCLEVTNKESTFHETKPPARYTEAALVKVLEKEGIGRPSTYASIIGTIVDRGYANISSNTLAPTFTAFAVTALLEEHFPDLVDTTFTAKMESSLDEISSGNLEWLPYLETFYKGKNGLEVKVQKTEGDIDGKAYRQVDFEDLPCVVRIGSNGPWLEGTKIDESGNEIQAKGNLPMDITPGDLDIKQVDQILSGPSDLGTDPKTGEKVFLRFGPYGPYVQLGNNDQDKAKPRRASLPKELKTDDLTLDEALVLLSLPRLLGVHPEGGVVEADRGRFGPYIKWIKNENESENRSLKKEDDVFTVDIERALEILAMPKMGRGGQEVLKDFGKPKEFKEKIQILNGRYGVYLKCGKTNVSIAKDTDIEKFTIDDAVSLLEEKLKDKNGAILKKTKISNKKTIRKKKN from the coding sequence TTGGATCACACACTTGTTATTGTTGAAAGTCCCACCAAAGCAAAAACTATAAGAAAGTTTTTGCCCTCTAATTATGAAGTTCTTGCTTCAATGGGACACGTAAGAGATCTTCCAAAAGGAGCTGCTGAAATACCTGCTGCGGTTAAAAAGGAAAAATGGTCAAGGATAGGAGTTAATACAACAGAAGATTTTGAACCACTTTATATAGTTCCAAAAGATAAGAAAAAGGTTGTAAAAGAGTTAAAAGAAGCATTGAAAGGCGCGACCCAGCTATTACTGGCAACTGATGAAGATAGAGAGGGAGAGAGTATTAGCTGGCATCTCCTGCAAATACTGAAGCCTAAAATACCAACTAAGAGAATGGTGTTTCATGAAATTACAAAAAAGGCAATAAACAAAGCTTTAGATCAAACAAGAGAAATTGATATGGAACTTGTTCAGGCTCAAGAAACTAGAAGAATCTTGGACAGGCTTTTTGGATATGAATTATCTCCTTTACTTTGGAAGAAGGTAGCCCCCAGATTATCTGCTGGTCGTGTTCAATCAGTCTCTGTAAGACTTCTTGTTAGAAGAGAGAGAGAAAGAAGATCCTTTAAAAAAGCTAGTTACTGGGGTATTAAAGCTTCTCTTGTAAAAGATAATATTACTTTCGAAACTAAATTATTTAGTTTAAAGGGTCAAAGAATTTCTAATGGCTCCGATTTCGATGAACAGACCGGTAAATTAAAAAAAGGAAATAACTCATTAATAATTGGACAAGATAAAGTAAATGATTTATTGAAGACTTTTTCCTCAGAGGATTGGTTAGTCTCAAAAATCGAAAAAAAGCCATCCACTCGTAAGCCAGTTCCTCCATTTACAACAAGTACATTACAACAAGAAGCAAATAGGAAGCTTCGTTTGTCTGCAAGAGAAACAATGAGATGTGCACAAGGGCTATATGAGAGAGGTTTCATAACATATATGAGAACTGATTCAGTTCATCTCTCCGAACAAGCCACAAGAGCTGCTAGAGAATGTGTCAGTTCTATGTATGGAAAAGAATATTTATCTAACTCACCAAGACAATTTAATTCAACTGCAAGAAATGCTCAAGAAGCACACGAAGCTATTAGGCCGGCAGGTGAGAAATTTAAAACTCCAAAGGAAACTAATCTAACTGGTAGAGACTTATCACTTTACGATTTAATTTGGAAAAGAACTGTAGCTAGTCAAATGGCGGAAGCTAGGTTAACAATGATTAATGCTGAAATTAGAGTAGGGGATGGATTATTTAAATCAAGCGGGAAAAGTATTGATTTCGCAGGATTCTTCAGAGCTTATGTAGAGGGAAGTGATGACCCAAGTTCATCCCTTGAACAACAAGAAATTATTCTCCCAAACTTAACAACTGGAACATGTCTTGAAGTTACTAATAAGGAATCTACTTTTCATGAAACTAAACCTCCTGCAAGATATACAGAAGCCGCATTAGTTAAAGTACTTGAAAAAGAAGGGATTGGAAGACCTTCTACCTATGCCAGCATTATTGGGACCATAGTTGATAGAGGTTATGCGAATATATCTTCAAATACTCTAGCTCCAACTTTTACAGCTTTTGCTGTTACTGCTCTATTAGAAGAACATTTTCCTGATCTGGTTGATACTACTTTTACTGCAAAAATGGAGTCTTCATTGGATGAAATATCTTCAGGCAATCTTGAGTGGCTACCATACCTCGAAACTTTCTATAAAGGTAAAAATGGTTTGGAGGTAAAGGTTCAGAAAACAGAGGGTGATATTGATGGTAAAGCTTATAGACAAGTTGATTTCGAAGACCTTCCTTGCGTAGTCAGAATAGGCTCTAATGGACCTTGGCTAGAGGGTACAAAAATTGATGAATCTGGTAATGAAATTCAGGCTAAAGGTAATCTTCCAATGGATATTACTCCTGGAGATTTAGACATAAAACAAGTTGATCAAATCTTAAGTGGCCCATCGGATCTTGGAACTGATCCAAAAACTGGGGAAAAAGTCTTTTTAAGATTTGGCCCTTATGGACCTTACGTTCAATTGGGAAATAATGATCAAGATAAAGCTAAACCAAGAAGAGCTTCATTACCCAAAGAGTTGAAAACTGATGATCTAACTCTAGATGAGGCTCTTGTACTTTTAAGTTTGCCTAGATTGTTAGGAGTTCATCCTGAAGGAGGAGTTGTTGAGGCTGATAGAGGAAGATTTGGCCCGTATATTAAATGGATTAAAAATGAGAATGAATCTGAAAACAGATCCTTAAAGAAAGAGGATGATGTTTTTACAGTTGATATAGAACGAGCATTAGAAATTCTTGCGATGCCAAAAATGGGTAGAGGTGGTCAAGAGGTACTTAAAGACTTTGGAAAACCGAAAGAATTTAAAGAAAAAATTCAAATATTAAATGGAAGATATGGCGTCTATTTAAAATGTGGCAAAACTAATGTTTCGATTGCTAAAGATACTGACATAGAAAAATTTACTATAGATGACGCAGTATCTCTTTTAGAAGAAAAACTAAAAGATAAAAATGGTGCAATTTTAAAAAAAACAAAAATTAGCAATAAAAAAACTATAAGGAAAAAGAAAAATTAG
- a CDS encoding DUF2232 domain-containing protein, which yields MKITTKTEALNIVETSYLASLSSLLWVALYYLPIGGALLRLILPLPMILLHLRRGTKIALEGLLIQFLLLFIIMGPVRGTLFLFPYGILAFWLGWCWFKEKSWKLSLTGGVVIGTLGFLIRVIALSTLVGDNLWVLITRASYGLIEKFIGLFNLALYPSILSIQIGAILLIIFQEIVYVLTVHIVAYSLFPKFKLTIPDPPRLLNSLVDFKN from the coding sequence ATGAAAATAACAACAAAAACTGAAGCATTAAATATTGTCGAGACCTCTTATTTAGCATCTCTTTCGTCTTTATTATGGGTTGCATTATATTACCTGCCAATTGGGGGAGCTTTATTAAGGTTGATTTTACCCCTCCCAATGATCTTGTTGCACTTGAGAAGAGGAACTAAAATCGCATTGGAAGGACTTCTAATACAATTTCTACTTTTATTCATAATTATGGGTCCTGTTAGAGGAACTTTATTTTTATTTCCTTATGGGATCTTGGCTTTTTGGTTAGGTTGGTGTTGGTTTAAAGAAAAGAGTTGGAAACTTAGTTTAACTGGGGGAGTTGTTATTGGAACCCTTGGCTTCTTAATAAGAGTAATAGCATTATCAACGTTGGTTGGAGATAATCTTTGGGTGTTAATTACTAGAGCGAGTTATGGTCTAATAGAGAAGTTCATTGGATTATTTAATTTAGCTTTATATCCCTCAATTTTGAGTATACAAATAGGTGCAATTTTATTAATAATTTTTCAAGAAATAGTTTATGTTTTAACTGTACATATAGTTGCCTATTCTCTGTTTCCTAAATTCAAATTAACCATCCCAGATCCTCCAAGATTATTAAATAGCTTAGTTGATTTTAAAAATTAA
- the cobT gene encoding nicotinate mononucleotide-dependent phosphoribosyltransferase CobT, which produces MYSTELGINFFGYESNKKTQLNKIEILKKNIKNLKIFLIIAGTNTSQIPGISAAGINAKSRRTTALADAEFLLEGPSKDHKYKLPLLNAGVTPALISHVCSKLINIYPVIVPLGIGLKPYFNHLVLEDRNLGPSNCLTTGKSMTKERVLNLYEKGLAIGKSLKQPVLISESVPGGTTTAQAVMEAFGLKVSNLVGSSLFKAPRELRRQVVERGLFNANFKADSDSFDVVAAVGDPFQAFSMGLLIGARLAKQPVIMSGGSQMLAIILLVLEFLNEKNKDEFIEDVFIATTGWLLKDNSLNDLVNLINEKYDVKLLGLASPLNFKSSKYKELRDYELGHVKEGVGAGGISLLAFLDGFKNEEIVSLCQQNLEMMKGLGQISLEKDC; this is translated from the coding sequence ATGTACAGTACAGAATTAGGGATAAATTTTTTTGGTTATGAATCCAATAAAAAAACACAACTTAATAAGATAGAAATACTGAAAAAGAATATAAAAAATTTAAAAATATTTCTTATAATTGCTGGCACTAATACATCTCAAATTCCTGGAATTTCTGCGGCAGGCATTAATGCAAAATCAAGGAGAACAACTGCGCTCGCAGATGCCGAATTTTTGCTTGAAGGTCCTTCAAAAGATCATAAATATAAATTGCCTCTTCTCAATGCAGGAGTAACTCCTGCCCTAATCAGTCATGTTTGTTCAAAGCTTATAAATATTTATCCAGTTATTGTGCCTCTTGGAATAGGATTAAAGCCTTATTTTAATCATTTGGTTCTAGAAGATAGAAATTTGGGCCCATCAAATTGTCTTACTACTGGTAAATCGATGACTAAAGAGAGAGTTTTAAACCTCTACGAAAAAGGTCTTGCGATAGGAAAATCCTTAAAACAACCAGTTTTAATTTCTGAATCTGTACCGGGGGGCACCACAACTGCTCAGGCAGTAATGGAAGCTTTTGGTTTGAAGGTATCTAATTTAGTAGGGAGTAGTTTATTTAAAGCTCCAAGAGAATTAAGAAGACAAGTAGTTGAGAGAGGACTTTTCAACGCAAATTTCAAGGCTGATTCCGACTCTTTTGATGTTGTCGCGGCTGTAGGTGATCCTTTTCAAGCTTTCTCAATGGGTCTTCTAATTGGTGCCAGGTTAGCAAAACAACCTGTAATTATGTCTGGAGGAAGTCAGATGTTAGCGATCATTTTGCTTGTATTAGAATTTTTAAATGAAAAAAATAAAGATGAATTTATTGAAGATGTTTTTATTGCGACAACTGGGTGGCTTTTAAAAGATAATTCTCTAAATGATTTAGTAAATCTAATTAATGAAAAATATGATGTCAAATTATTAGGTTTAGCCAGTCCTTTAAATTTCAAATCTTCAAAATACAAAGAATTGAGGGATTATGAATTAGGTCATGTAAAAGAAGGTGTAGGTGCTGGTGGAATATCATTGCTTGCTTTCTTAGATGGATTTAAAAATGAAGAAATAGTTTCATTGTGTCAACAAAATCTGGAAATGATGAAGGGTCTAGGTCAAATTTCTTTAGAGAAGGATTGCTGA
- a CDS encoding aldo/keto reductase gives MIINSQKRSFGRGAKVSLFTLGTMRATESLEKMYSIIKNAYYVGINHIETAPSYGDAESLIGNSIKKLAIEENIKEKNWVITSKVLPKGDFDFLKNNFKNSLKNLNREKINNLAIHGLNLKQHLDWVLAGEGKKFISWILEEELVDQVGFSSHGSYSLIKDAINCEVFTFCSLHLHYLDQSKIALAEEAIKKGMGVLAISPADKGGRLYSPSDILIEASKPFHPLELAFRFLLAKGITTLSLGATNKKDFEFAHKLRNSCEKLTKLEKSALNKIEEVSNERLNSTKCEQCRSCLPCPNEVPIPEILRLRNISVGYGQLEFSKERYNLIGKAGHWWEEKNSSFCQECNECVPKCPSKLDIPNLLKETHNLLIENPTKRLWG, from the coding sequence ATGATTATTAATTCACAAAAAAGATCATTTGGTAGGGGGGCGAAAGTGAGCTTATTCACTTTAGGGACAATGCGAGCAACTGAAAGTCTCGAAAAAATGTATAGCATAATAAAAAATGCATATTATGTAGGTATTAACCACATAGAAACAGCACCCTCTTATGGCGATGCTGAATCACTTATTGGAAATTCAATAAAAAAATTAGCAATAGAAGAGAATATAAAAGAAAAAAATTGGGTGATTACTTCCAAAGTTTTACCAAAGGGCGATTTTGACTTTTTAAAAAATAATTTTAAAAATTCTCTTAAAAATTTAAATCGCGAGAAAATTAATAATCTTGCAATTCACGGACTCAACTTAAAACAACATCTAGATTGGGTTCTTGCTGGAGAGGGTAAGAAATTCATATCTTGGATACTTGAGGAGGAACTAGTTGATCAAGTCGGTTTTAGTTCTCACGGAAGTTATTCACTAATTAAAGATGCAATTAACTGTGAAGTTTTTACTTTTTGTAGTCTTCATTTACATTATTTAGATCAATCTAAGATTGCTTTAGCAGAGGAAGCTATAAAAAAAGGTATGGGAGTTTTAGCAATATCACCTGCAGATAAAGGCGGTAGATTGTATTCTCCAAGTGATATTTTGATAGAGGCCTCTAAGCCTTTTCATCCATTAGAATTAGCTTTTCGATTTCTTCTAGCAAAAGGCATTACAACTTTATCCTTGGGGGCGACAAACAAAAAAGATTTTGAATTTGCGCATAAACTTAGAAACTCATGCGAGAAGCTAACAAAACTTGAAAAAAGCGCCCTTAATAAAATTGAGGAAGTTTCTAATGAAAGATTAAATTCTACCAAATGTGAACAATGTAGATCTTGTCTTCCATGTCCAAATGAAGTGCCTATTCCAGAAATACTTCGTTTAAGAAATATATCTGTTGGTTATGGCCAATTAGAATTTTCAAAAGAAAGATACAATTTAATAGGAAAAGCTGGCCACTGGTGGGAAGAAAAAAATTCCTCATTTTGTCAAGAATGTAATGAATGTGTTCCTAAATGTCCTAGTAAATTAGATATACCAAATTTATTAAAGGAAACTCATAACTTATTAATTGAAAATCCTACAAAAAGATTATGGGGATAA
- a CDS encoding riboflavin synthase has protein sequence MFTGIIQSVGKLRQEKNILEIEILDNLFDMAIGDSIAVDGICLTVKEIFQNKFTVDVSEETVKKTTLGVKSNLNQIVNLEPALRVSDRLGGHIVSGHVDGLGTVENIKKLEKSWLLSIKWKNNNFSKYVVNKGSICVNGISLTIAKYEQEGEIFTIAIIPHTWHNTNLNKLKVGDSVNLEADALIKYVEKLLLFNKKGNQDLSSNNISSEWLKENGW, from the coding sequence ATGTTTACAGGAATAATTCAATCAGTTGGAAAACTAAGACAAGAAAAAAATATTTTAGAAATTGAAATTCTAGATAATTTATTTGATATGGCAATCGGTGACAGCATAGCTGTTGATGGAATTTGTTTGACAGTTAAAGAGATTTTTCAAAATAAATTTACTGTTGATGTTAGTGAGGAGACAGTAAAAAAAACAACTTTAGGAGTAAAGTCCAACCTGAATCAGATTGTTAATTTGGAGCCTGCTCTTAGGGTGTCTGACCGTCTAGGAGGGCATATAGTCAGCGGACATGTTGATGGCCTTGGAACGGTCGAGAATATAAAAAAATTAGAGAAATCTTGGCTCTTATCAATAAAGTGGAAAAATAATAATTTTTCAAAATATGTAGTTAATAAAGGGAGTATTTGTGTAAATGGTATAAGTCTTACGATTGCAAAATATGAGCAGGAAGGAGAAATATTTACTATTGCGATAATTCCTCATACTTGGCATAACACAAATCTGAATAAATTAAAGGTTGGTGACAGCGTAAACCTTGAGGCAGATGCACTAATTAAATATGTAGAGAAATTACTTTTATTTAATAAAAAAGGTAATCAAGATTTATCTTCAAATAATATTTCTTCCGAGTGGCTTAAAGAAAACGGTTGGTAA
- a CDS encoding AbrB family transcriptional regulator produces the protein MLEGKELLEKTKLLSKKSEDEIAKGCGYVGPSGRILRKSFYRALIEAKGYKIGNGRQGKNGNRPSRGRQTEFKTKVHGNGNLLIGHAYTKKLGLEPGQEFKIDLKKESKTIYLIPLN, from the coding sequence ATGCTAGAAGGAAAAGAACTTCTCGAAAAAACAAAATTATTAAGTAAAAAATCGGAAGATGAGATAGCAAAAGGTTGTGGGTACGTAGGTCCAAGCGGAAGAATCTTAAGAAAAAGTTTTTATAGAGCGCTTATTGAAGCTAAGGGTTACAAAATAGGAAATGGTCGTCAGGGGAAAAATGGTAATAGACCTTCAAGAGGCAGACAGACAGAATTCAAAACTAAAGTTCATGGCAATGGGAACCTATTAATTGGTCATGCCTACACCAAAAAATTAGGACTAGAACCTGGTCAGGAATTTAAAATCGATCTTAAAAAAGAATCAAAAACAATCTATCTGATTCCATTAAATTAA
- a CDS encoding cytochrome c oxidase subunit 3 encodes MTTLDSSKEIQNNNSEATETHEDFRMFGLITFLIADGMTFAGFFAAYLTYKAVNPLPDGAIYELELPIPTLNTILLLVSSATFHKAGKALLKDKNSESQKWLFFTAFLGIIFLICQLFEYFHLPFGLTDNLFASTFYALTGFHGLHVTLGTLMILIIAWQSRIKGGRLTSQNMFPLEAVELYWHFVDGIWVILFIILYLL; translated from the coding sequence ATGACAACTTTAGATAGCTCAAAAGAAATTCAAAATAATAATTCTGAAGCCACTGAAACACATGAAGACTTCAGAATGTTTGGTCTTATAACTTTCCTAATTGCGGACGGAATGACTTTCGCTGGATTCTTTGCTGCTTATTTAACTTATAAAGCAGTAAATCCATTACCTGATGGTGCTATTTATGAATTAGAACTACCAATACCTACACTCAATACAATTTTGTTACTTGTTAGTAGTGCAACTTTCCATAAAGCAGGCAAAGCACTTTTAAAAGATAAAAACTCTGAATCCCAAAAATGGTTATTTTTTACTGCTTTTCTTGGAATTATATTTTTAATATGTCAATTATTTGAATATTTTCATTTACCTTTTGGATTAACCGATAATTTATTTGCAAGCACTTTTTATGCTCTAACTGGTTTTCATGGATTACATGTCACTTTAGGCACTTTAATGATTTTAATTATTGCTTGGCAATCGAGAATCAAGGGCGGAAGATTAACTAGTCAAAATATGTTCCCTTTGGAAGCTGTTGAATTGTACTGGCATTTTGTAGATGGAATATGGGTTATTTTATTTATTATTTTGTATCTTTTATAA
- the ctaD gene encoding cytochrome c oxidase subunit I, which yields MTISIDPKKTNNESLQPKGWLRYFSFSLDHKVIGIQYLVCGFLFYLIGGTLASAIRIELASPMSDFMPRDVYNQVLTLHGTIMIFLWIVPVVNGAFGNYLIPFYVGARDMAFPRLNAVAFWLIPPSGFMLVASYFVDGAAQAGWTAYPPLSITTPQSGQIIWILSVLLLGGSSIFGGINFIATIIKLRRPGLKLMQLPMYCWAMLGTSLLVVLSTPVLAGTLILLSFDIIANTGFFNPVLGGNVVVYQHLFWFYSHPAVYIMVLPAFGLVSEILPVHARKPLFGYTTMVFSIMGIVVLGLVVWAHHMFTSGTPPWMRLFFTIATAFIAVPTGIKFFNWVATLWGGKISINSAMLFSCGFIINFVFGGITGVALAQVPFDIHVHDTYFVVAHFHYIVYGGTVFIIFSSIYHWFPKVTGKMLNEKLGILHFIITFIGFNLCFAPQHWLGLNGMPRRVAEYDPQFQFVNQISSLGALLMAISTIPFLINVFLSVRNGKDAGDNPWNALTPEWLTSSPPPVENWEGEAPLVEKPYGYGKEISERK from the coding sequence ATGACAATATCAATTGATCCAAAAAAAACTAATAATGAAAGTCTTCAACCCAAAGGGTGGCTTAGATACTTTAGTTTTAGCCTTGATCATAAAGTAATTGGGATTCAATACTTGGTTTGCGGTTTTCTCTTCTATTTAATAGGAGGAACTTTAGCGAGTGCTATAAGAATTGAATTGGCCAGCCCAATGTCTGATTTTATGCCAAGAGATGTTTATAACCAAGTTTTAACTTTACACGGAACAATAATGATATTCCTTTGGATAGTTCCTGTAGTTAACGGTGCTTTTGGAAATTATTTAATTCCATTTTATGTAGGTGCGAGAGATATGGCATTCCCAAGATTAAATGCAGTAGCTTTTTGGTTAATTCCTCCTTCAGGTTTTATGCTGGTAGCAAGCTATTTTGTTGATGGTGCTGCTCAGGCTGGATGGACTGCTTATCCACCTTTGAGCATAACTACTCCCCAATCGGGACAAATTATTTGGATTCTGAGCGTTCTATTACTTGGAGGCAGTTCTATATTTGGTGGAATCAACTTTATCGCGACCATTATCAAATTAAGAAGGCCAGGATTAAAACTTATGCAATTGCCAATGTACTGTTGGGCAATGCTTGGAACAAGTCTATTAGTTGTTTTATCAACTCCTGTATTAGCTGGCACTTTAATTCTACTTAGCTTCGATATCATCGCTAATACAGGGTTTTTCAATCCTGTCTTGGGTGGCAATGTCGTAGTTTATCAGCATTTATTTTGGTTTTATTCTCATCCAGCTGTATACATTATGGTCCTTCCTGCATTTGGTTTAGTTAGTGAAATACTTCCTGTTCATGCTAGAAAACCACTTTTTGGATATACAACAATGGTTTTTTCAATAATGGGGATAGTAGTTTTAGGTTTAGTTGTTTGGGCTCATCACATGTTTACTAGTGGAACGCCCCCTTGGATGAGATTGTTCTTTACTATTGCCACAGCATTTATTGCAGTTCCAACTGGTATAAAATTTTTCAATTGGGTTGCAACGTTATGGGGAGGTAAAATTTCCATCAATAGTGCAATGTTATTCTCTTGCGGATTTATTATAAATTTTGTTTTTGGAGGTATCACAGGAGTTGCTTTGGCACAGGTACCTTTCGATATTCACGTACATGATACCTATTTCGTTGTAGCCCATTTTCATTACATAGTTTATGGAGGGACTGTTTTTATTATTTTCTCTTCAATTTATCATTGGTTCCCCAAAGTAACTGGGAAAATGCTCAATGAAAAATTAGGAATTTTACATTTTATCATTACCTTTATTGGATTTAACTTGTGCTTTGCTCCTCAACATTGGCTTGGTTTAAATGGAATGCCAAGAAGAGTTGCCGAATATGATCCTCAATTCCAGTTCGTGAATCAAATTAGTAGCCTTGGGGCTCTTTTGATGGCTATAAGTACAATTCCTTTTTTAATAAATGTATTCCTTAGTGTGAGGAATGGGAAAGATGCTGGAGATAACCCTTGGAATGCTCTTACACCTGAATGGTTAACATCTTCTCCACCTCCAGTTGAAAATTGGGAAGGAGAAGCTCCATTAGTTGAAAAACCATATGGTTATGGTAAAGAAATTTCTGAACGAAAATAA